A window from Tenacibaculum singaporense encodes these proteins:
- the yidC gene encoding membrane protein insertase YidC, which produces MEQKKFDLNSFIGMLLLGGIMLWWMNTQKPEETPEATTQTEQTTDATTTNTQNNLTDNVVVNDSLQQIALQNKFGAFAYGASKSQEGNTTLENDLVKLTIDNKGGQIIEALVKNYKTYDSLPLYLVKDNNASFNINFGTTDNRILNTKDLLFTPTLTKNGDTQVLSMKLKVSEAKFLEYRYEMKKGDYRVGFAVRSQGLSNTINSSQEINLDWSLKGFRHEKSLKTENMYSYYYYKADDEVDYLQMNDDDVVSDIDWVAYKQHFFSSILISDTPFSNATLKSVDFAGEDKDSVYTKTYGLKTPLALTNGELNYNMQWFYGPTDYNLLKSYKGTSLDEIADLGWGIFGFLNRTIFYPVFNMLKGFIGNFGLIIILMTIVVRIIMSPVLYKSYLSSAKMKVIRPEMEEINKKYPGKENAMKRQQEIMAVQRKAGVSMMSGCIPALMQMPVFFALFKFFPTNIDFRQKSFLWANDLSSYDTIFKLPFKIPFYGDHVSLFPILASVAIFFYMKMNQSQQANMQAPTQEGMPDMSKMMKWMIYFSPIMMLFFFNNYASGLSLYYFISNLLTIIIMFVIKNYVIDEAKIHAKIEENKKKPVKKSKFRERLDAAMKQAQEQQAAQQRAKKK; this is translated from the coding sequence GCTTTTATTAGGAGGAATTATGCTTTGGTGGATGAACACTCAAAAGCCAGAAGAAACTCCTGAAGCTACTACCCAGACAGAGCAAACTACTGATGCTACAACAACTAATACTCAAAACAATTTAACCGATAATGTAGTAGTAAACGACTCATTACAACAAATTGCTTTACAAAATAAGTTTGGTGCCTTTGCATACGGAGCTTCAAAAAGCCAAGAAGGAAATACTACACTTGAAAACGATCTAGTAAAGTTAACTATCGATAATAAAGGTGGACAGATTATAGAGGCCTTAGTTAAAAACTACAAAACTTACGATTCATTACCACTTTACTTAGTAAAAGATAATAATGCTTCTTTTAATATTAACTTCGGAACTACCGATAACCGAATTTTAAATACTAAAGATTTATTATTTACTCCTACTCTAACCAAAAATGGAGATACGCAAGTACTTTCTATGAAGTTAAAGGTTTCTGAAGCTAAGTTTTTAGAATACCGCTACGAAATGAAAAAAGGTGATTACCGTGTAGGTTTTGCCGTTCGTTCACAAGGGTTGAGTAATACAATTAATAGTTCACAAGAAATAAATTTAGATTGGAGTTTAAAAGGTTTTAGACACGAAAAGAGTTTGAAAACCGAAAACATGTACTCTTACTACTATTATAAAGCCGATGATGAAGTAGATTACTTACAAATGAATGATGATGATGTTGTGAGTGATATTGATTGGGTTGCTTATAAACAACACTTCTTTTCTTCTATTCTAATCTCTGATACACCTTTTAGTAATGCTACTTTGAAATCTGTTGACTTTGCAGGTGAAGATAAAGATAGTGTGTACACTAAAACTTACGGATTAAAAACTCCATTAGCTTTAACAAACGGAGAATTAAATTATAATATGCAATGGTTTTATGGACCTACAGATTATAATTTATTAAAATCTTACAAAGGAACAAGTTTAGACGAAATTGCTGATTTAGGTTGGGGAATTTTTGGTTTCTTAAACCGTACCATATTCTACCCTGTATTTAATATGTTAAAAGGTTTTATTGGTAACTTTGGATTAATCATCATTTTAATGACAATTGTAGTACGTATAATCATGTCTCCAGTATTATACAAGTCGTACCTATCAAGTGCTAAAATGAAAGTGATTCGTCCAGAAATGGAAGAAATCAATAAAAAGTATCCTGGGAAAGAAAACGCTATGAAGCGTCAGCAAGAAATTATGGCAGTACAGCGAAAAGCTGGAGTAAGTATGATGTCTGGTTGTATTCCTGCTTTAATGCAAATGCCAGTATTCTTTGCGCTATTTAAGTTTTTCCCTACCAACATTGATTTCCGTCAAAAGAGCTTCTTATGGGCAAATGACTTATCATCTTATGATACTATTTTTAAATTACCATTTAAAATTCCTTTCTATGGAGACCACGTAAGTTTATTTCCAATCTTAGCTTCTGTAGCCATTTTCTTCTACATGAAAATGAATCAAAGCCAGCAAGCTAATATGCAAGCTCCTACTCAAGAAGGAATGCCTGACATGAGTAAGATGATGAAATGGATGATTTACTTCTCTCCTATCATGATGTTATTCTTCTTTAATAACTATGCTAGTGGATTGAGTTTATACTACTTTATCTCAAACTTACTAACCATTATAATTATGTTTGTTATTAAGAACTATGTTATTGATGAAGCTAAGATTCATGCTAAGATTGAAGAAAACAAAAAGAAGCCCGTTAAAAAGAGTAAATTCCGTGAGCGTTTAGATGCTGCCATGAAACAAGCTCAAGAGCAACAAGCCGCACAACAACGTGCTAAGAAGAAATAA